In a single window of the Deinococcus aerolatus genome:
- the recA gene encoding recombinase RecA: MSKENPKEVTAAPTDSKERAKAIETAMSQIEKAFGKGSIMKLGAESKLDIQVVSTGSLSLDLALGVGGIPRGRVTEIYGPESGGKTTLALSIVAQAQKAGGTCAFIDAEHALDPVYARALGCNTDELLVSQPDNGEQALEIMELLVRSGAIDVVVVDSVAALTPRAEIEGEMGDSLPGLQARLMSQALRKLTAILSKTGTAAIFINQVREKIGVMYGNPETTTGGRALKFYSSVRLDVRKIGQPIKVGNDAVANTVKIKTVKNKVAAPFKEVELALVFGKGFDQLSDLVGLAADMDIIKKAGSFYSYGDERIGQGKEKAIAYIAERPEMEQQIRDRVMASIKSGGASEKAPVPAEEKITALAE; the protein is encoded by the coding sequence ATGAGCAAGGAAAATCCCAAAGAAGTCACCGCCGCCCCCACCGACAGCAAGGAACGCGCCAAGGCCATCGAGACGGCCATGAGCCAGATCGAGAAGGCCTTCGGCAAGGGCAGCATCATGAAGCTGGGCGCCGAGAGCAAGCTCGACATTCAGGTCGTGTCCACCGGCAGCCTGTCGCTGGACCTCGCGCTGGGCGTGGGCGGCATTCCGCGCGGGCGCGTGACCGAGATCTACGGTCCCGAATCCGGCGGCAAGACCACGCTGGCCCTGAGCATCGTGGCCCAGGCGCAGAAGGCCGGCGGCACGTGCGCGTTCATTGATGCCGAACACGCCCTGGACCCGGTGTATGCCCGAGCGCTGGGCTGCAACACCGACGAACTGCTGGTCTCGCAGCCCGACAACGGCGAGCAGGCGCTGGAAATCATGGAGCTGCTGGTGCGCAGCGGCGCCATTGACGTCGTGGTGGTGGACAGCGTGGCCGCCCTGACCCCCCGCGCCGAGATCGAGGGCGAGATGGGCGACAGCCTGCCCGGCCTGCAGGCCAGATTGATGAGCCAGGCGCTGCGCAAGCTGACCGCCATTCTGTCCAAGACCGGCACCGCTGCCATCTTCATCAATCAGGTGCGCGAGAAGATCGGCGTGATGTACGGCAACCCCGAGACCACCACCGGGGGCCGCGCGCTGAAGTTCTACTCCAGCGTCCGCCTGGATGTCCGCAAGATCGGCCAGCCGATCAAGGTGGGCAACGACGCCGTGGCCAACACGGTCAAGATCAAGACCGTCAAGAACAAGGTGGCCGCACCGTTCAAGGAAGTGGAACTGGCGCTGGTCTTCGGCAAGGGCTTTGATCAGCTGTCCGATCTCGTGGGTCTGGCCGCCGACATGGACATCATCAAGAAGGCGGGCAGCTTCTACAGCTACGGCGACGAGCGCATCGGCCAGGGCAAGGAAAAGGCGATTGCCTACATCGCCGAGCGCCCTGAGATGGAGCAGCAGATCCGCGACCGCGTGATGGCCAGCATCAAGAGCGGCGGCGCCTCCGAGAAGGCCCCCGTGCCCGCCGAGGAAAAGATCACCGCACTGGCGGAATAA
- the era gene encoding GTPase Era has protein sequence MTDGDQTRSGFVAIVGKPNVGKSTLLNSFLNTKVAPTSPRPQTTRRGVRGIHTTDTHQIVFVDTPGLHKAKDALGKYMNHEVHSALSDVDAILWVVDLRHPPGDEDGLVARQIRDLPKPLFLVGNKLDVSKYPEEAMKLYRALLEGRTGQTGEIMLSAQNQPEAVATLREQILDVLPENPFFYPRGAASDQTREMWAAEIIREEAMKKLRDELPYAVATRVNRWTEREDGLQRIEGEIVVEKNAHKGMVIGAGGKQLREIGQAARKQLEVFLNRKVFLGLEVIVINGWREDPEALRELGYE, from the coding sequence ATGACGGACGGGGACCAGACCCGCTCCGGCTTCGTGGCGATTGTCGGCAAGCCCAACGTGGGTAAGAGCACCCTGCTCAATTCGTTCCTGAACACCAAGGTTGCCCCCACCAGCCCGCGCCCGCAGACCACCCGGCGCGGCGTGCGCGGCATCCACACCACCGACACGCATCAGATTGTTTTCGTGGACACGCCGGGCCTGCACAAGGCCAAGGACGCGCTGGGCAAGTACATGAACCACGAGGTCCACAGCGCCCTGAGCGACGTGGACGCCATCTTGTGGGTGGTGGACCTGCGTCACCCGCCCGGCGACGAGGACGGGCTGGTGGCCCGCCAGATCCGCGATCTGCCCAAGCCGCTGTTCCTGGTGGGCAACAAGCTCGATGTGTCCAAGTACCCGGAAGAGGCCATGAAGCTGTACCGCGCCCTGCTTGAAGGCCGCACTGGCCAGACCGGCGAGATCATGCTCAGCGCCCAGAACCAGCCCGAGGCAGTGGCCACCCTGCGCGAGCAGATTCTGGACGTGTTGCCGGAAAACCCGTTCTTCTACCCGCGCGGCGCGGCCAGTGACCAGACCCGTGAGATGTGGGCGGCCGAGATCATCCGCGAGGAGGCCATGAAGAAGCTGCGCGACGAGCTGCCCTACGCTGTGGCCACCCGTGTCAACCGCTGGACCGAGCGCGAGGACGGCCTGCAACGGATCGAGGGCGAGATCGTCGTTGAGAAGAACGCCCACAAGGGCATGGTGATCGGCGCGGGCGGCAAGCAGCTGCGCGAGATTGGTCAGGCGGCCCGCAAGCAGCTGGAAGTGTTCCTGAACCGCAAGGTCTTTCTTGGCCTGGAAGTGATCGTGATCAACGGCTGGCGCGAGGACCCGGAAGCCCTGCGGGAACTGGGCTACGAGTAA
- a CDS encoding YIP1 family protein, whose translation MRAPVTSGPEVSLQDMFAQSTAVITQPSVATFERYEKRGGLQSAFIYVMVAAVVSALIAALFSFFHSDVTFFGQLFSRLITIPVQFLIFTGAVYLIGGSLFKGTGTYPEVAYTFALFFVPLSIIGTIIGIIPILGWLVSFVISLVMIYFGYLAVQSSMNLREQVPAIATLVLAGIANFAVGLVLLALF comes from the coding sequence ATGAGAGCCCCTGTCACTTCCGGCCCCGAAGTCAGCCTTCAGGATATGTTCGCGCAGAGCACTGCCGTGATCACCCAGCCCAGCGTGGCCACGTTCGAGCGTTACGAGAAACGCGGCGGCCTCCAGAGCGCCTTCATCTACGTGATGGTGGCCGCCGTCGTCTCGGCCCTGATCGCCGCCCTGTTCTCGTTCTTCCACTCGGACGTGACCTTCTTCGGGCAACTGTTCTCGCGCCTGATTACCATTCCAGTGCAGTTCCTGATCTTTACGGGCGCGGTGTACCTGATCGGCGGCAGTCTGTTCAAAGGCACCGGCACCTACCCGGAGGTCGCCTACACCTTCGCGCTGTTCTTCGTGCCGCTAAGCATCATCGGCACCATCATCGGCATCATCCCGATTCTGGGCTGGCTGGTGTCGTTTGTGATCAGCCTCGTGATGATCTACTTCGGCTATCTGGCCGTGCAGTCCAGCATGAACCTGCGCGAACAGGTGCCCGCGATTGCCACGCTGGTGCTGGCGGGCATTGCCAACTTTGCGGTGGGACTCGTCCTTCTCGCCCTGTTCTAG
- a CDS encoding transglutaminase family protein has translation MHCEIRHTTEYHYPKPAWNSFNQVRLHPSSETRQSVRLFHLNVTPDAEITSHKDYFGAIVHHVHVHEHHRHLLIEAQAIVNTHAVTLPLPVPFSELRPERGRNTEFLVPSPRVPGGQWPELFGVARPGPGDDLPGFLLELTSHLRRRFTYDADATDVRTPLAEFARTGHGVCQDFTHAMLGITRQLGIPARYVSGYLYSGGEMRGAEATHAWVECLIPGYGWLGYDPTNDCLALEKHIKIGHGREYSDVSPVRGTYFGGGQGKLEVAVHVYGDQ, from the coding sequence ATGCACTGCGAAATCCGGCACACCACCGAGTATCACTACCCCAAACCCGCCTGGAATTCCTTCAACCAGGTCAGGCTGCATCCCTCCAGCGAGACGCGCCAGAGCGTGCGGCTGTTTCACCTGAACGTCACGCCGGACGCCGAGATCACCTCGCACAAGGATTACTTCGGGGCGATCGTCCACCACGTCCACGTGCACGAACACCACCGCCACCTGCTGATCGAGGCGCAGGCCATCGTGAACACCCACGCGGTCACGCTGCCGCTGCCCGTCCCGTTTTCCGAGTTGCGGCCAGAGCGGGGGCGCAATACCGAGTTTCTGGTGCCCAGCCCGCGTGTGCCGGGCGGCCAGTGGCCGGAGCTGTTCGGCGTGGCCCGGCCCGGCCCCGGCGACGACCTGCCCGGCTTTCTGCTGGAGCTGACCAGCCACCTGCGCCGCCGCTTTACCTACGACGCTGACGCCACCGATGTCCGTACCCCGCTGGCCGAGTTCGCACGGACCGGACATGGGGTGTGCCAGGACTTCACGCACGCCATGCTGGGCATCACGCGGCAGCTGGGCATTCCGGCCCGCTATGTCAGCGGTTACCTGTACAGCGGCGGCGAAATGCGCGGCGCGGAGGCCACCCACGCCTGGGTGGAATGCCTGATTCCCGGCTACGGCTGGCTGGGCTATGACCCCACCAACGACTGTCTGGCCCTGGAAAAACATATCAAGATCGGTCACGGGCGCGAATACAGCGACGTGTCTCCGGTGCGTGGCACGTACTTTGGCGGCGGCCAGGGCAAACTGGAGGTGGCGGTGCACGTCTACGGGGACCAGTAG
- a CDS encoding alpha-E domain-containing protein, producing the protein MLLLSRLAENLFWIGRYMERAENTARLLNVNYYAGLEVSGRAREYWTPLLELTGGEAQLRAKYGRLDARSVSSWMAFDRDNPSSIASSLARARENARGLRDRIPSEMWETLNRSYLTLCFENGDVLDRDGLFEYCAAARDASQFFFGIAFATLPRDEGWSFLRAGQTLERGDNTLRVLQSRFKDADALAARKDPAERALQDQRWVSALKGASANEAYRKRVHTGITPMRVTEFLLLDDYFPRSVRYSAVNLNDALEQIDRFHPGAHPEILRLSRWLVARLQYARVTDIIEREDPGIEALLEDFNRVGAAITSAYFEEE; encoded by the coding sequence ATGCTTCTGTTATCTCGCCTGGCCGAGAACCTGTTCTGGATCGGACGCTACATGGAACGCGCCGAGAATACCGCCCGCCTGCTGAACGTCAACTATTACGCGGGCCTGGAAGTTTCGGGCCGCGCCCGCGAATACTGGACGCCGCTGCTGGAACTGACCGGCGGCGAGGCGCAACTGCGCGCCAAGTACGGCCGCCTCGACGCCCGCAGCGTCAGCTCATGGATGGCCTTTGACCGCGACAACCCGTCGAGCATCGCCAGCAGTCTGGCCCGCGCCCGCGAGAACGCCCGTGGCCTGCGCGACCGCATTCCCAGCGAGATGTGGGAGACCCTGAACCGCTCGTATCTGACGCTGTGCTTCGAGAACGGCGACGTGCTGGACCGCGACGGCCTGTTCGAGTACTGCGCGGCGGCCCGCGACGCCTCGCAGTTTTTCTTCGGCATTGCGTTTGCCACCCTGCCGCGCGACGAGGGCTGGTCCTTCCTGCGCGCCGGGCAGACCCTGGAGCGCGGCGACAACACCCTGCGCGTGTTGCAGAGCCGCTTCAAGGATGCCGACGCCCTGGCCGCCCGCAAGGACCCGGCAGAACGCGCCCTGCAGGACCAGCGCTGGGTCAGCGCCCTGAAGGGGGCCAGCGCCAACGAGGCCTACCGCAAGCGCGTGCACACCGGCATCACGCCCATGCGCGTCACCGAGTTTCTGTTGCTGGACGACTACTTTCCGCGCAGCGTGCGTTACAGCGCAGTGAACCTGAACGACGCGCTGGAGCAGATTGACCGCTTCCACCCCGGCGCGCACCCGGAAATTCTGCGCCTGTCGCGCTGGCTGGTGGCCCGGCTGCAATACGCCCGCGTGACCGACATCATCGAGAGGGAAGATCCCGGCATCGAGGCGCTGCTGGAGGACTTCAACCGCGTGGGCGCGGCGATCACCTCGGCCTACTTCGAGGAGGAATGA
- a CDS encoding circularly permuted type 2 ATP-grasp protein, which produces MKYEPGDSFFDEMYAADGRVRPHYQGLEQYIDLLGVPEFQRRHGMLDLAFRNQGITFTVYGDSKGTERTFPFDPVPRVIPASEWAHVEAGLTQRVRALNLFLNDIYGDAQILGDGVIPSELVYTSAHFRREVHGVTPPGELYTHIVGTDLIRDEKGEYLVLEDNLRSPSGVSYLLSNRDAMRRIYPRMFEGQGVRSVQHYATSLLTLLQSVSPRDNGTVVLLTPGMYNSAYFEHAYLAQQMGVELVEGRDLFVDSGRVWMRTTGGRQQVDVIYRRIDDDFIDPLAFRRDSSLGVSGLIEVYRQGRVAIANAVGTGVADDKAVYAYVPDMIRYYLNEDPLLNNVPTFLGTDPDHFEHIMANAANMVIKAVGEAGGYGMLIGPSATEEEVADFLVKVRANPRDFIGQPVVGLSRHPTFYPDSSEFEGAHIDLRPYILCGKDEVTIVPGGLTRVALRRGSLVVNSSQGGGSKDTWVLDHDGPVAPQGLSQIMHGDGQHAQTQFQGGIGVVPIDLPVPDDVVLEVMPDPDPTLAGTREPVQIDDADLSHPRLSQEQAGSSSQTQRQSQSQAQTSYQQELEKTELEGDK; this is translated from the coding sequence GTGAAATATGAGCCAGGTGACAGCTTTTTTGACGAGATGTACGCGGCGGACGGCAGGGTGCGTCCGCACTATCAGGGTCTGGAGCAGTACATCGATCTGCTGGGCGTCCCCGAGTTCCAGCGGCGGCACGGCATGCTGGACCTGGCCTTTCGCAACCAGGGCATCACGTTCACCGTCTACGGCGACTCCAAGGGCACCGAACGAACCTTTCCCTTTGATCCCGTGCCGCGCGTTATTCCGGCGTCGGAGTGGGCGCACGTCGAGGCGGGGCTGACCCAGCGCGTCAGGGCACTGAACCTCTTTCTGAACGACATCTACGGCGACGCGCAGATTCTCGGGGACGGCGTGATTCCCAGCGAGCTGGTCTACACCTCGGCCCACTTCCGGCGCGAGGTCCACGGCGTCACGCCGCCCGGCGAGCTGTACACCCACATCGTCGGCACGGACCTGATCCGCGACGAGAAGGGCGAGTACCTGGTGCTGGAGGACAACCTGCGCTCGCCCAGCGGCGTGTCGTATCTGCTGTCCAACCGCGACGCCATGCGCCGCATCTACCCGCGCATGTTCGAGGGCCAGGGCGTGCGTTCGGTGCAGCATTACGCCACCTCGCTGCTGACGCTGCTGCAATCGGTCAGCCCGCGTGACAACGGCACGGTGGTGTTGCTGACGCCGGGCATGTACAACAGCGCGTACTTCGAGCACGCCTACCTCGCCCAGCAGATGGGCGTGGAGCTGGTCGAGGGCCGCGACCTGTTCGTGGATTCGGGCCGGGTCTGGATGCGGACCACCGGTGGTCGACAGCAGGTGGACGTGATCTACCGCCGCATCGACGACGACTTTATCGATCCGCTGGCCTTCCGCCGCGACAGTTCGCTGGGCGTGTCAGGGCTGATCGAGGTCTACCGCCAGGGTCGGGTGGCCATTGCCAACGCGGTGGGCACCGGGGTGGCCGACGATAAGGCCGTGTACGCCTACGTCCCGGACATGATCCGCTACTACCTGAACGAGGACCCGCTGCTGAACAACGTTCCCACCTTCCTGGGCACCGATCCGGATCACTTCGAACACATCATGGCCAACGCCGCGAACATGGTGATCAAGGCGGTGGGTGAGGCCGGCGGCTACGGCATGCTGATCGGCCCCTCGGCCACCGAGGAGGAGGTGGCGGACTTTCTGGTCAAGGTGCGGGCCAATCCGCGCGACTTTATCGGGCAGCCGGTGGTGGGCCTGTCGCGCCACCCGACGTTCTACCCCGACAGCAGTGAATTTGAGGGCGCGCACATCGACCTGCGCCCGTACATCCTGTGCGGCAAGGATGAGGTGACCATCGTGCCCGGCGGTCTGACCCGCGTGGCGCTGCGGCGCGGCAGTCTGGTGGTCAATTCCTCGCAGGGTGGCGGCAGCAAGGACACCTGGGTGCTGGACCACGACGGCCCGGTGGCCCCGCAGGGCCTGAGCCAGATCATGCACGGTGACGGTCAGCACGCCCAGACCCAGTTTCAAGGCGGCATCGGTGTGGTGCCCATCGACCTGCCGGTGCCGGACGACGTGGTGCTGGAGGTTATGCCGGATCCCGATCCCACGCTGGCGGGCACCCGTGAACCGGTGCAAATTGACGATGCGGACCTGTCCCACCCCCGCCTGTCCCAGGAGCAGGCGGGCAGCAGCTCGCAGACGCAGCGGCAATCCCAGTCGCAGGCCCAGACGTCGTACCAGCAGGAACTGGAAAAGACCGAGCTGGAGGGAGACAAATAA
- the plsX gene encoding phosphate acyltransferase PlsX, whose product MSAEAGASAASLPIALDAAGGDHGAPPNVEGAVLAARGGVRVLLVGDRVALHAELGKFQGSAGLPLEIVDAPDVVGMDEHATDVRGRSGASINVCTRLVKDGHAAAAVSMGHSGATMASALLTFGRIRGVERPAILTHMPARGGMTTLLDAGANADVKASYLVQWARLSTVYLKVLEGRDNPTVGLLSIGEEDHKGSALVLEAHALLRALHGNGINFHGNVEGRDIFLGTTDIVVTDGFTGNVVLKLAEGEARVMFGWIRDALNSGLKSRLGGLLVRTSLRGLADRLDPSTYGASILIGVRGLAFIGHGSADATAVKNALLRASRAHEGRLLPRLEAAFGEQGAVPAAAGE is encoded by the coding sequence ATGAGCGCTGAGGCCGGGGCTTCTGCGGCCAGTCTGCCCATCGCGCTGGACGCGGCGGGCGGGGACCACGGCGCGCCGCCCAACGTGGAAGGTGCGGTTCTGGCCGCACGCGGCGGGGTCCGGGTGCTGCTGGTGGGTGACCGGGTGGCCCTGCACGCCGAACTGGGCAAGTTTCAAGGCAGCGCGGGCCTGCCGCTGGAGATCGTGGACGCCCCCGACGTGGTCGGCATGGACGAACACGCCACTGACGTGAGGGGCCGCAGCGGGGCCAGCATCAACGTCTGCACCCGGCTGGTCAAGGACGGACACGCCGCCGCCGCTGTCAGCATGGGCCACAGCGGCGCCACGATGGCCTCGGCGCTGCTGACTTTCGGGCGCATCCGGGGCGTCGAGCGTCCGGCCATCCTGACCCACATGCCCGCGCGCGGGGGCATGACCACGCTGCTCGACGCCGGGGCCAACGCGGATGTGAAGGCCAGCTACCTCGTGCAGTGGGCGCGGCTGTCCACGGTGTACCTCAAGGTGCTGGAAGGCCGGGACAACCCCACGGTGGGCCTGCTCTCGATTGGCGAGGAGGACCACAAGGGCAGCGCCCTGGTGCTGGAGGCCCACGCCCTGCTGCGCGCGCTGCACGGCAACGGCATCAACTTCCACGGCAATGTGGAGGGCCGAGACATCTTCCTGGGCACCACCGACATTGTCGTCACCGACGGCTTTACCGGCAACGTGGTGCTCAAGCTGGCCGAGGGCGAGGCCAGGGTCATGTTCGGCTGGATCAGGGACGCCCTGAACAGCGGCCTGAAGAGCAGGCTGGGCGGCCTGCTGGTCCGCACGTCGCTGCGCGGCCTGGCCGACCGGTTGGACCCCAGCACCTACGGGGCCAGCATCCTGATCGGCGTCAGGGGGCTGGCGTTTATCGGGCACGGCAGCGCCGACGCCACCGCCGTCAAGAATGCCCTGCTGCGTGCCTCCCGCGCCCACGAGGGCCGGTTGCTGCCGCGCCTGGAAGCGGCGTTCGGGGAGCAGGGCGCCGTACCTGCGGCTGCGGGTGAATAG
- a CDS encoding LabA-like NYN domain-containing protein: MMEHSKRIALFIDGANVYAAAKRLGWNFDHRKILDHFAGQGTLYNAFYYTAVPMPIDDKQRRFTDALTYMGYTVRTRPLRESTDENGDPSRRASLDIEIVTDLLTTTALYDTAVLLTGDGDFERPVEVLRARGKRVIVASIPEMTSYELRNAADLYVDLGDLRAQIERPGYRLPSEQRGAEVKSPETRPFYLTAALAENDER; this comes from the coding sequence ATGATGGAACATTCAAAACGGATTGCACTTTTTATTGACGGGGCCAATGTCTACGCGGCGGCCAAGCGGCTGGGGTGGAACTTTGACCACCGCAAGATTCTGGACCATTTTGCTGGACAGGGCACCCTCTACAACGCCTTTTATTACACGGCCGTGCCCATGCCCATCGACGACAAGCAGCGCCGTTTCACCGACGCACTGACCTACATGGGCTACACCGTCCGCACCCGTCCTCTGCGCGAGAGCACCGACGAGAACGGTGACCCGTCCCGCCGCGCGAGTCTAGACATCGAGATCGTCACCGATCTGCTGACCACCACCGCGCTGTACGACACCGCCGTCCTGCTTACTGGCGACGGCGATTTCGAGCGCCCGGTGGAGGTGTTGCGGGCACGCGGCAAGCGGGTGATCGTGGCCAGCATTCCGGAGATGACCAGCTACGAACTGCGCAACGCCGCTGACCTGTACGTGGACCTGGGAGACCTGCGCGCCCAGATTGAGCGCCCTGGCTACCGCCTGCCCAGCGAACAGCGGGGAGCAGAGGTCAAGTCACCCGAAACCCGGCCCTTTTACCTGACCGCCGCACTGGCCGAAAACGATGAGCGCTGA
- a CDS encoding DUF309 domain-containing protein: MFTAADQQAFEAGARLFDAGQWWEAHEAWEEPWLEAGGQDRAFLQALILLAAALHKRWHHGSLTHRNFHKAVRYLDRLPDDYRGVQLARLRAEVWEALHTPGIFPRIPRQG; this comes from the coding sequence ATGTTCACCGCCGCCGACCAACAGGCCTTCGAGGCCGGGGCGCGTCTGTTCGATGCCGGGCAGTGGTGGGAGGCGCACGAGGCCTGGGAGGAGCCGTGGCTGGAGGCCGGCGGCCAGGACCGCGCCTTTTTGCAGGCGCTGATTCTGCTGGCGGCGGCCCTGCACAAGCGCTGGCACCACGGCAGCCTGACCCACCGCAACTTCCACAAGGCCGTCCGGTATCTGGACCGGCTGCCGGACGACTACCGGGGCGTTCAGCTGGCCCGGCTGCGTGCGGAGGTCTGGGAGGCGCTGCACACCCCCGGCATCTTTCCCCGGATTCCGCGCCAGGGGTAG
- the trxA gene encoding thioredoxin — translation MKPLELTDTNFNDEIASGLTLVDFWAPWCGPCRIIAPVIEELAGQYEGRVKIGKVNVDENPVTQGQYRVMSIPTLILFKDGQPVEGVVGAQPKRAFETLLDKHIGTAAATSDSNAVSAN, via the coding sequence ATGAAGCCTCTGGAACTGACTGATACCAATTTTAACGACGAGATCGCCAGCGGATTGACGCTCGTCGACTTCTGGGCCCCGTGGTGCGGCCCCTGCCGCATCATCGCCCCCGTGATCGAGGAACTGGCCGGGCAGTACGAGGGCCGGGTCAAGATCGGCAAGGTCAACGTGGACGAGAATCCCGTAACCCAGGGCCAGTACCGCGTCATGAGCATCCCCACGCTGATCCTGTTCAAGGATGGCCAGCCGGTGGAAGGCGTGGTGGGCGCCCAGCCCAAACGCGCGTTTGAAACCCTGCTGGACAAGCACATCGGAACGGCCGCCGCCACCAGCGACAGCAACGCCGTCAGCGCCAACTAA
- a CDS encoding RBBP9/YdeN family alpha/beta hydrolase, giving the protein MTPTLIIVPGLGDSGPGHWQTLWQHRFGAGRVQQDDPDHPLPEVWAARLHEVVGATPGELVLVAHSAGVATVAHWARLFGAEDRVRGALLVAPADPGQPGMADLHPELLALAPLPLEALPFPALLVYSENDPYCTPERAEALAGAWGASAVSAGEAGHINVDSGHGEWPDGEILLSEALHAWTPPAVVRF; this is encoded by the coding sequence ATGACGCCTACCCTGATCATCGTGCCCGGCCTGGGAGACAGCGGCCCTGGGCACTGGCAGACGCTGTGGCAGCACAGGTTCGGTGCCGGGCGCGTGCAGCAGGATGACCCGGACCATCCGCTGCCGGAGGTCTGGGCCGCTCGCCTGCACGAAGTGGTCGGAGCCACGCCGGGCGAACTGGTGCTGGTGGCGCACTCGGCGGGGGTGGCGACAGTGGCCCACTGGGCGCGGCTGTTCGGCGCCGAGGACCGGGTGCGCGGCGCCCTGCTGGTGGCCCCCGCCGATCCGGGGCAGCCGGGCATGGCTGACCTGCATCCCGAGCTTCTGGCCCTGGCCCCGCTGCCGCTGGAGGCCCTGCCGTTCCCGGCACTGCTCGTCTACAGCGAGAACGATCCGTACTGCACACCAGAACGCGCTGAGGCGCTGGCCGGGGCCTGGGGAGCCTCTGCGGTCTCGGCGGGCGAGGCGGGACACATCAACGTGGACAGCGGCCACGGCGAGTGGCCGGACGGCGAGATCCTCCTGAGCGAGGCCCTGCACGCCTGGACCCCGCCCGCCGTCGTCCGCTTCTGA
- a CDS encoding roadblock/LC7 domain-containing protein: MIASLLNVRGVRHSILVGQAGEVVASAGIQEGHLGGEVGLVAAGRAVIGSLQSQLDSDTWQEMVLDVDSGPVLLTPHGNQVLLTAFDEVANLGRVRFAVRKLLGQS; the protein is encoded by the coding sequence GTGATCGCCTCGCTGCTGAACGTGCGCGGGGTCCGCCATTCCATTCTGGTGGGTCAGGCGGGTGAGGTGGTGGCCAGCGCCGGCATTCAGGAAGGGCACCTGGGCGGCGAGGTGGGGCTGGTGGCCGCCGGTCGCGCCGTGATCGGCAGCCTGCAAAGCCAGCTGGACAGCGACACCTGGCAGGAGATGGTGCTGGACGTGGACAGCGGCCCGGTGCTGCTGACCCCCCACGGCAATCAGGTGCTGCTGACCGCTTTCGATGAGGTTGCCAACCTGGGCCGTGTGCGCTTCGCAGTGCGGAAGTTGCTGGGCCAGAGCTGA